A single Ignavibacteriales bacterium DNA region contains:
- a CDS encoding phosphoglycerate dehydrogenase: MAIKVLVADKFPDIYIEEMKSLDLDVVYSPKLGEKDLPGVIGDIDILVVRSTVVSAETIESGKQLNLIIRAGAGVNNINIAAANKKGVYVANCPGMNSIAVAELAMGLIISLDRRIPDNVIDFRAGKWNKGEYSKAEGLYGKNLAVIGVGAIGKELSKRALAFGMNVYGKDISRIEGVAIKDFSEMDQILPICDVVSIHLPATPQTKGLFNKEMFSYMKKGALLINTSRQDIIDEAAMIEAIKEKGIRVAVDVFKGEPEAKDGPVTSPLQNIPGVYVTHHIGASTEQAQNAVAAETVRIIREFVHSGMIAHWVNRAKITDASYQLVVKHYDRPGVLAAILAVIRETEINVEEVENIIFDGGIAACCTMKLKSAVPHDSLERIKENPNVLSVSHVAI; encoded by the coding sequence ATGGCTATTAAAGTACTCGTCGCGGATAAGTTCCCCGACATATATATCGAAGAAATGAAATCACTTGACCTGGATGTTGTTTACAGCCCGAAACTGGGGGAAAAAGATCTTCCCGGCGTTATCGGGGATATTGACATCCTGGTTGTCCGCTCAACGGTTGTCAGCGCTGAAACCATTGAGAGCGGCAAGCAGCTTAACCTGATTATCAGAGCAGGCGCCGGTGTTAATAACATCAACATAGCTGCTGCAAACAAAAAAGGCGTATATGTTGCAAACTGCCCGGGTATGAATTCCATTGCTGTTGCTGAACTGGCAATGGGGCTTATCATCTCACTCGACCGCCGCATTCCTGACAATGTTATAGACTTCAGAGCAGGTAAGTGGAATAAGGGTGAATACTCAAAAGCAGAAGGCCTTTACGGTAAAAATCTCGCCGTTATCGGTGTCGGCGCTATCGGAAAAGAACTTTCCAAACGTGCACTTGCTTTCGGCATGAATGTCTATGGCAAGGATATATCACGCATTGAAGGTGTTGCCATTAAAGATTTTTCTGAAATGGATCAGATACTCCCCATCTGCGATGTGGTAAGCATACATCTTCCCGCAACACCACAGACAAAAGGTCTCTTTAACAAAGAGATGTTCAGCTATATGAAAAAAGGCGCTTTACTGATTAACACCAGCCGTCAGGATATTATTGATGAAGCTGCAATGATTGAAGCTATCAAAGAAAAAGGTATCCGTGTTGCAGTTGACGTATTTAAAGGTGAACCTGAAGCAAAAGATGGACCGGTTACATCACCACTGCAGAATATCCCCGGTGTTTATGTCACCCATCATATCGGAGCATCAACCGAACAGGCACAGAATGCCGTTGCTGCTGAAACCGTGCGCATCATCAGAGAATTTGTCCATAGCGGCATGATTGCTCACTGGGTCAACCGCGCTAAGATTACCGATGCAAGTTATCAGCTGGTAGTAAAACACTATGACCGGCCGGGAGTACTTGCAGCAATCCTCGCAGTAATCCGCGAAACCGAAATCAATGTTGAAGAAGTTGAAAACATCATCTTTGACGGAGGAATAGCTGCCTGCTGCACCATGAAGCTGAAATCAGCCGTGCCTCATGACTCACTCGAACGAATTAAAGAAAATCCAAACGTACTCAGTGTCTCGCATGTTGCGATCTGA
- a CDS encoding KH domain-containing protein, whose product MKEFIEFIAKNIVDDPSQVHVEELQKEDGTTILRLKVAQGETGKVIGKGGKTAQAIRLLLAAAGRKDGKKVNFEILD is encoded by the coding sequence ATGAAAGAATTCATTGAGTTCATTGCGAAGAACATTGTTGATGATCCCTCACAAGTTCATGTTGAGGAATTACAGAAGGAGGATGGTACGACCATCCTGAGGCTTAAAGTGGCTCAGGGTGAGACCGGAAAAGTCATCGGCAAGGGTGGTAAAACTGCACAGGCAATCAGGCTTCTGCTTGCTGCTGCAGGCCGTAAGGACGGAAAAAAGGTTAATTTCGAGATACTTGACTGA
- a CDS encoding YceI family protein: MKQFLSGLFALLFTFSLNAQTEWSFDKSHSNVKFTVTHLMISEVDGFFSGYEGKVVTKKDGDLEGATIEFSIDVNTINTDNTMRDNHLKSDDFFNAEKFPKIAFKSTKITKAGDKKFKVTGNLTMRDVTREVTLDVNYLGSVKDPYGNTKAGYKVSGAVDRFDYGLKWNALTELGGSVVDKTVNIAINAQLVQKK, translated from the coding sequence ATGAAACAGTTCTTATCAGGACTTTTTGCTCTTCTTTTCACTTTTTCACTGAATGCCCAGACCGAATGGTCATTCGACAAATCTCACTCAAATGTTAAGTTTACCGTGACCCACCTGATGATTTCTGAAGTTGACGGCTTTTTCTCAGGTTATGAAGGAAAAGTAGTTACTAAGAAAGACGGCGATCTGGAAGGCGCAACAATTGAGTTTTCAATTGATGTAAATACTATCAACACTGACAATACCATGAGAGATAATCACCTGAAAAGTGATGATTTCTTTAATGCTGAAAAATTCCCGAAAATCGCTTTCAAAAGCACTAAGATTACCAAAGCTGGCGACAAGAAATTTAAGGTTACCGGTAATCTGACCATGAGAGATGTAACTAGAGAAGTTACTCTTGATGTAAATTATCTCGGGTCAGTAAAAGATCCTTACGGAAATACCAAAGCAGGCTACAAAGTTTCAGGAGCGGTTGACCGCTTTGATTACGGTCTGAAATGGAATGCTCTCACTGAGCTTGGCGGATCTGTGGTAGATAAAACCGTTAACATCGCAATTAACGCACAGTTAGTACAGAAGAAGTAA
- the rimM gene encoding 16S rRNA processing protein RimM, with product MFRIAKVSAADEKRGYFLLELFTDFPEKLLSVKEISVQIQGKMKILTIEDAVLRNQQCLIRFKGIDPVADKPLLLHAELFLPDEMLEKLSDHEWYIHDLIGSEVYKNGELFGSIEDVLSLKSNDVWQIRKTDGSEYLLPALKELISEFRPHEKKLILKDGEEFYED from the coding sequence ATGTTCAGGATAGCTAAAGTATCCGCTGCTGATGAAAAACGAGGATACTTTCTTCTTGAACTGTTCACTGATTTCCCTGAAAAACTGCTTTCGGTTAAAGAAATTTCCGTTCAGATTCAGGGAAAGATGAAAATACTGACAATTGAAGATGCTGTCCTGAGAAATCAGCAGTGTCTTATACGATTTAAGGGTATTGACCCGGTTGCTGATAAGCCGCTTTTACTGCATGCAGAGTTGTTTCTGCCTGATGAAATGCTCGAAAAACTTTCCGATCATGAATGGTATATCCATGACCTGATCGGCAGTGAGGTATATAAAAACGGCGAATTATTCGGCAGTATTGAGGATGTCCTCAGTCTGAAATCAAACGACGTCTGGCAGATAAGAAAAACCGACGGGAGTGAATATCTGCTTCCGGCACTGAAGGAATTGATATCTGAATTCAGACCGCATGAAAAAAAACTGATTCTGAAAGACGGAGAGGAGTTTTATGAGGATTGA
- the rpsP gene encoding 30S ribosomal protein S16 — MAVKLRLRRMGKKRQPYYKLVAADSRSPRDGKFLEAVGIYNPMTQPHQLEISEEAAIKWLQNGAQPTDTVKSLLSQKGIMLKYDLLKRGLAPEAIEAEVASWQKLKETAAANKTAKKAKKKSKGTEGA, encoded by the coding sequence TTGGCAGTAAAGCTAAGATTACGCAGGATGGGTAAAAAGAGACAGCCATATTATAAGCTGGTTGCCGCTGATTCCCGTTCACCCCGCGATGGAAAGTTTCTTGAGGCGGTTGGCATCTATAATCCGATGACACAGCCCCATCAGCTTGAGATCAGCGAGGAAGCAGCAATTAAATGGCTGCAAAACGGAGCACAGCCCACAGACACAGTAAAAAGTTTGCTGAGTCAGAAGGGCATTATGCTTAAATATGATTTATTAAAACGCGGATTAGCTCCTGAAGCTATCGAAGCAGAAGTTGCAAGCTGGCAGAAACTGAAAGAAACTGCTGCAGCTAACAAGACCGCAAAAAAAGCAAAGAAAAAATCCAAAGGTACTGAAGGAGCGTAG
- the hutU gene encoding urocanate hydratase has protein sequence MKTLPEIRAAKGTSLSCKGWIQEAAMRMLMNNLDPDVAERPSDLIVYGGKGKAARNPESYYAIIKSLQSLEEDETLLVQSGKPVGIFRSHPDAPRVLISNSMLVPAWASWEKFRELEDNGLIMYGQMTAGSWIYIGTQGILQGTYETFAECAKRYFGGSLKGKILLTAGIGGMGGAQPLAATMCGAAFLGIDVDRSRLQKRIDTGYLDVIAESVDQAVHLVTDAKNKGEALSVGLTGNAGELLPELLKRGFRPDIITDQTSAHDTLNGYVPMGMSLEDAAVMRSSDPKKYIELAGKTIAVHVQAMLDFQKAGAIAFDYGNNIRTEAKKEGVLNAFDIPGFIPEYIRPLFCEGKGPFRWVALSGDPEDIYITDEAVMKALPENTHLHNWLKMAREKVHFQGLPARICWLGYGERALIGQVFNDLVAKGKVKAPIVIGRDHLDCGSVASPYRETEAMKDGSDAIADWPILNAMINAVGGASWVSVHHGGGVGIGNSIHAGMVIVADGSEAAAKRLQRVLTSDPGMGVIRHVDAGYDIAVKTAIEHNVQVPMLNK, from the coding sequence ATGAAAACACTGCCCGAAATAAGGGCTGCTAAAGGCACCTCATTAAGCTGCAAAGGATGGATTCAGGAAGCAGCAATGAGAATGCTGATGAATAATCTTGACCCGGATGTTGCAGAACGTCCCTCTGATCTGATCGTTTATGGCGGCAAGGGAAAAGCCGCAAGGAATCCTGAAAGCTATTACGCAATCATCAAATCCCTTCAGTCTCTTGAAGAGGATGAAACCCTTTTAGTGCAGTCCGGTAAGCCGGTTGGTATCTTCAGAAGCCATCCGGATGCGCCGCGTGTGCTGATCTCCAACTCCATGCTGGTGCCAGCCTGGGCTTCCTGGGAAAAATTCAGGGAACTGGAAGATAACGGACTTATCATGTATGGCCAGATGACCGCGGGAAGCTGGATATATATCGGCACTCAGGGAATCCTTCAGGGTACGTATGAAACCTTTGCTGAATGCGCAAAAAGATATTTTGGCGGATCTCTTAAAGGAAAAATCCTCCTTACGGCCGGAATCGGCGGCATGGGTGGCGCTCAACCGCTCGCTGCCACTATGTGCGGTGCTGCATTCCTGGGTATTGATGTTGACCGTTCACGTCTGCAGAAGAGAATAGACACCGGATACCTTGATGTGATCGCGGAATCTGTTGACCAGGCCGTACATCTGGTAACTGATGCAAAAAATAAAGGGGAAGCACTCTCTGTCGGCTTAACCGGCAATGCGGGAGAACTTCTGCCCGAACTGCTCAAACGCGGATTCAGGCCCGATATTATTACCGACCAGACTTCCGCTCATGATACTCTTAACGGTTACGTGCCAATGGGGATGTCACTTGAGGATGCAGCCGTGATGCGGTCTTCCGATCCGAAGAAATATATAGAACTTGCGGGCAAAACCATCGCCGTGCATGTCCAGGCGATGCTGGATTTCCAAAAGGCAGGGGCAATAGCATTTGACTACGGAAATAACATCCGCACTGAAGCCAAAAAAGAGGGGGTTCTGAATGCATTTGATATACCCGGCTTTATTCCCGAATACATACGTCCCCTTTTCTGTGAAGGGAAAGGTCCCTTCCGCTGGGTAGCTCTCTCGGGAGATCCGGAGGATATATATATCACAGACGAAGCAGTTATGAAGGCACTCCCTGAAAACACTCATCTGCACAACTGGCTGAAAATGGCTCGGGAAAAAGTTCACTTCCAGGGGCTCCCCGCCCGCATCTGCTGGCTTGGTTACGGTGAACGTGCCCTTATCGGACAGGTGTTCAATGATCTGGTAGCAAAAGGAAAAGTAAAAGCCCCGATTGTTATCGGACGCGATCATCTTGACTGCGGGTCCGTGGCCTCCCCTTACCGCGAAACCGAAGCGATGAAAGACGGCAGTGATGCAATAGCGGACTGGCCGATTCTTAATGCTATGATAAACGCTGTTGGCGGGGCAAGCTGGGTATCGGTGCATCATGGCGGAGGAGTGGGTATTGGCAATTCCATTCATGCGGGTATGGTCATCGTTGCGGACGGATCTGAAGCTGCCGCAAAACGTTTGCAAAGGGTTCTGACTTCCGACCCCGGAATGGGAGTCATAAGACATGTTGATGCCGGCTATGATATTGCAGTAAAAACAGCAATTGAGCACAACGTACAAGTTCCAATGCTTAACAAATAA
- the rplS gene encoding 50S ribosomal protein L19, whose protein sequence is MFSINNLLETENRTDYPDFHPGDHVKVYVKIIEGDKEREQPFEGDVISIRGSKENKTFIVRKISNGVGVERIFPFNSPKITKIELLKRGDVRRAKLFYLRKLSGKAARIKTKKS, encoded by the coding sequence ATGTTCAGCATAAATAATCTGTTAGAAACTGAAAATCGTACTGATTATCCGGATTTTCATCCCGGAGACCATGTTAAGGTTTATGTAAAAATTATCGAAGGCGATAAGGAAAGAGAACAGCCCTTTGAAGGTGATGTAATCAGCATCAGAGGCAGCAAGGAAAACAAAACCTTTATCGTAAGAAAAATTTCCAATGGTGTCGGCGTTGAAAGAATTTTCCCTTTCAACTCACCAAAGATCACCAAGATTGAGCTCCTGAAGCGCGGTGATGTCCGCAGAGCAAAACTGTTCTACCTCAGAAAACTCTCAGGTAAAGCAGCTAGAATTAAAACCAAGAAAAGCTAA
- the trmD gene encoding tRNA (guanosine(37)-N1)-methyltransferase TrmD, producing the protein MRIDILSAVPDLMHSPLNTSIIKRGRDKGLVTIEVHNIRDYAHDKHRMIDDRPFGGQPGMLLKPEPLFEAIETLNQRYQYDTMIFTSPRGKIFDQKDANRLSLKQNILFVAGHYKGIDQRVVDTFAQEEFSIGKFVLSGGELPALLLVDAIVRLIPGVLGDSESALNDSFMDGEAIEAPAYTRPAEFRGMKIPDVLLTGNHGKIKEWQKEQSVIQTEIWKKNNNIF; encoded by the coding sequence ATGAGGATTGATATACTCTCTGCCGTTCCGGATCTGATGCACAGCCCGCTTAATACGAGCATCATCAAGCGGGGCCGGGACAAAGGACTTGTTACCATTGAGGTGCACAATATCAGGGATTATGCCCATGATAAACACCGGATGATAGATGACAGGCCATTTGGGGGGCAGCCGGGTATGCTGCTTAAGCCCGAACCGCTCTTTGAAGCAATTGAAACTTTGAATCAACGGTATCAGTATGATACCATGATATTCACTTCTCCGCGGGGAAAGATATTTGATCAGAAAGATGCAAACCGCCTCTCTTTGAAACAGAATATACTTTTTGTTGCGGGACACTACAAGGGTATTGATCAGCGTGTTGTTGATACCTTTGCTCAGGAAGAATTCTCTATAGGCAAATTTGTGCTGAGCGGAGGAGAACTCCCCGCTTTACTGCTTGTGGATGCAATTGTTCGTCTTATTCCCGGAGTACTGGGAGACAGCGAGTCAGCATTAAATGATTCGTTTATGGATGGTGAAGCCATTGAAGCACCGGCCTACACGCGTCCCGCTGAATTCAGAGGGATGAAGATTCCCGATGTTTTGCTTACGGGCAATCACGGCAAAATTAAGGAATGGCAAAAAGAACAGTCGGTTATTCAGACCGAGATATGGAAGAAAAACAATAATATTTTTTAG